A portion of the Coturnix japonica isolate 7356 chromosome 4, Coturnix japonica 2.1, whole genome shotgun sequence genome contains these proteins:
- the STARD8 gene encoding stAR-related lipid transfer protein 8 isoform X3: MPLLDFFWACFRRAKCFTRLEDKKDAEIEAKKACDWLRAAGFPQYAQLYEDSLFPLDIGAVKKDHSFLDKDSLKSLCRRLMTLNTCASMKLEVHFQRKQNEDSEDEDLCAISDRWTFQRDSKRWSRVGSADVLSRASEVPTSSMQQASSHESVLTDLSTNAEAVSLHSSASMGSTLGVSATPPDQSPGRSAAVTQPACSPSSCSLAEQPLNHSEGSKEKPKKRRSRSFLKRIESLRRKDKEKASPDEKDVPHCGVMANPSWDCAKGNGDLTATKSSSSKRGVSASFHGKKHFFSVSYRTNRLVGSGKVSSDPKRSGLYLEAYQTATEPSDDWAAGQFQHQQACRGDCLVYVPRDHKPGTFPKSLSIESLCPLGSGSLSSWKPGAKPGGLLGGCDSSSSVEGSSSPQGFACRRRGSCSSLGSRVSVYDNVPEFGSSEDLCKGGEEVTYENLDDILQHMWGLQQKVELWYKAISPELVGEEGGEEEEEEEEETDSGGEPTFPSNLHLEERSMSDVGTSASDFDSTGNSLNEAEELEMRERRDSGVGASLTRPCRKLRWHSFQNSHRPSLNSASLEINRQSSAQLNLLQKCSLLRLTAIMEKYSVPHKQVWTWTVPKFMKRMKVPDYKDKAVFGVPPIINVKRTGQPLPQSIQQAMRYIRSQCLDQVGIFRKSGVKSRIQALRHMNETSPDNVNYKGQSAYDVADLLKQYFRDLPEPIFTSKLTDTFLQIYQFVPKEQQLQAVQAAIILMPDENREVLQTLLYFLSDIASAEENQMTAGNLAVCLAPSLFHLNVSKKESTSPRVMHRRGTMGKPDQKDLNENMAATQGLSHMITDCKKLFQVSHDILLQLSSSYMAADAYPQPLSEFVCQGEGKDLHSYFEQSVRNLLKESSEKFKGWLSSPGPLNTELSCKKQVGDGHPLRLWKVSTEVEAPPSTVLQRVLRERHLWDEDLLQSKVLEALDKDMEVYHYVTDSMAPHPHRDCVVLRCWRTDLPRGACLLISISVEHDKLQVEGGVKAVVLTSQYLIEPSGMGRSKVTHICRTDLRGRSPEWYNKVFGHLCAMELVKIRDSFPALSPNGPETKI; the protein is encoded by the exons aaattgAAGCCAAGAAGGCTTGCGACTGGCTGCGAGCGGCAGGATTCCCGCAGTATGCCCAGCTTTATGAAG ACTCGTTGTTCCCTCTTGACATTGGTGCTGTGAAGAAAGACCACAGTTTCCTGGACAAGGATTCTCTCAAATCTCTCTGCAG GAGGCTGATGACCCTGAACACATGTGCCTCCATGAAGCTGGAAGTCCACTTTCAGCGTAAACAG AATGAAGACTCTGAGGACGAGGACTTGTGTGCCATCAGTGACCGGTGGACATTTCAGCGGGACAGCAAGAGGTGGTCCCGGGTGGGCTCCGCTGATGTCCTCTCCCGGGCCTCCGAGGTCCCCACCTCCAGCATGCAGCAGGCGTCCAGCCATGAGAGTGTCCTCACTGACCTCAGCACCAACGCAGAGGCTGTGTCCCttcacagcagtgccagcatgGGCAGCACGCTCGGTGTCTCAGCCACGCCACCTGACCAGTCCCCCGGTcgcagtgctgctgtcacccagcctgcctgcagccccagcagctgctccttaGCTGAGCAGCCCTTGAATCACAGCGAAGGTTCCAAGGAGAAGCCAAAGAAGCGGAGGTCACGCAGCTTCCTGAAGAGGATTGAGTCGCTCCGAaggaaggacaaagaaaaagcCAGCCCAGATGAGAAGGATGTCCCACACTGTGGTGTCATGGCCAATCCGAGCTGGGACTGTGCAAAAGGTAATGGGGACCTCACAGCCACCAAGTCCAGCTCCTCTAAAAGAGGAGTATCTGCCTCTTTCCATGGCAAAAAACACTTCTTCTCAGTGTCATACAGGACTAACCGCTTGGTGGGCTCAGGCAAGGTGAGCTCTGACCCAAAACGCAGTGGGCTCTACCTGGAGGCCTATCAGACAGCCACGGAGCCCAGTGATGActgggctgcagggcagttCCAGCACCAGCAGGCGTGCCGTGGGGACTGCCTGGTCTATGTTCCCAGGGACCACAAGCCGGGCACCTTCCCCAAATCCCTCTCCATTGAGAGCTTGTGCCCTCTGGGCAGCGGCTCCTTGAGCAGCTGGAAGCCGGGAGCCAAGCCTGGGGGGCTCTTGGGgggctgtgacagcagcagcagtgtggagGGCTCATCCTCCCCGCAGGGCTTCGCCTGCCGCCGCCGCggctcctgcagctccctgggcagccggGTGAGTGTGTACGACAACGTGCCCGAGTTTGGCAGCAGCGAGGATCTCTGCAAGGGAGGTGAGGAGGTGACCTACGAGAACCTGGACGATATCCTGCAGCACATGTGGGGACTGCAGCAAAAAGTGGAGCTCTGGTATAAAGCCATCTCCCCCGAGTtggtgggggaggaaggaggcgaggaggaggaggaggaagaagaggagacaGACTCTGGAGGGGAGCCCACTTTTCCCTCCAACCTGCACCTTGAGGAGCGCTCCATGTCAGACGTTGGCACCTCTGCCAGTGACTTTGACAGCACGGGCAACTCCCTGAACGAGGCCGAAGAGCTGGAGATGCGGGAGCGCCGCGACTCGGGCGTGGGAGCGTCGCTCACCCGGCCGTGCAG AAAGCTGCGCTGGCACAGCTTCCAGAACTCCCACCGGCCCAGCCTGAACTCTGCCTCTCTGGAGATCAACCGTCAGTCCTCTGCTCAGCTCAACCTGCTTCAGAAGTGCTCCCTGCTGCGGCTCACGGCCATCATGGAGAAGTACTCTGTGCCCCACAAGCAAGTCTGGACATG GACTGTGCCCAAGTTCATGAAGCGGATGAAAGTCCCTGACTACAAGGACAAGGCGGTCTTTGGGGTGCCACCCATCATCAACGTGAAGAGGACGGGGCAGCCACTGCCACAGAGCATCCAGCAGGCGATGCGTTACATCCGCAGCCAGTGCTTGGACCAG GTTGGCATTTTCCGTAAGTCAGGGGTGAAGTCTCGGATCCAGGCACTCAGGCACATGAATGAGACCAGCCCTGACAATGTTAACTACAAGGGGCAGTCAGCTTATGACGTGGCAGACCTGCTGAAGCAGTATTTCCGTGACCTTCCGGAGCCCATCTTCACCAGCAAGCTCACCGACACCTTCCTGCAGATCTATCAGT TTGTGccaaaggagcagcagctgcaggcgGTGCAGGCTGCCATCATCCTGATGCCAGATGAGAACCGCGAGGTGTTGCAGACGCTGCTCTACTTCCTGAGTGACATTGCCTCTGCTGAGGAGAACCAGATGACTGCTGGAAACCTGGCCGTGTGCCTGGCACCCTCGCTCTTCCATCTCAACGTGTCCAAGAAGGAAAGCACCTCACCAAG GGTGATGCACAGGAGGGGCACTATGGGGAAGCCTGACCAGAAAGACCTGAATGAGAACATGGCTGCAACACAGGGGCTCTCCCACATGATCACCGACTGCAAGAAGCTCTTCCAG GTCTCCCATGACATCTTGCTCCAACTGAGCAGCTCTTACATGGCAGCAGATGCTTACCCCCAGCCCCTGTCTGAATTTGTGTGTCAAGGGGAAGGCAAGGATTTACACTCCTACTTTGAGCAGAGTGTCCGGAACCTGCTTAAGGAGTCATCAGAGAAATTCAAGGGATGGCTGAGCAGCCCAGGGCCCCTCAACACAGAACTCTCCTGCAAAAAG CAGGTTGGGGACGGGCACCCCCTGCGCTTGTGGAAGGTCTCCACAGAGGTTGAGGCTCCTCCCTCCACTGTGCTGCAGCGGGTGCTGCGGGAGCGTCACCTCTGGGACGAGGACCTGCTTCAGAGCAAAGTGTTGGAGGCTCTGGACAAGGACATGGAGGTGTATCACTATGTGACAGACAGCATGGCACCCCACCCGCACAGGGACTGTGTGGTGCTCAG GTGCTGGCGCACAGACCTGCCGCGAGGAGCCTGCCTGCTCATCTCCATCTCAGTGGAACATGACAAGCTGCAGGTGGAGGGAGGCGTTAAAGCAGTGGTGCTGACCTCGCAGTATCTCATCGAGCCCAGTGGCATGGGACGCTCCAAAGTGACACACATCTGCAGGACTGACCTCAG GGGCCGATCACCGGAGTGGTACAACAAAGTGTTTGGTCACCTCTGTGCCATGGAGCTGGTGAAGATCCGAGATTCTTTCCCAGCACTGAGTCCCAATGGCCCTGAGACCAAGATTTGA
- the STARD8 gene encoding stAR-related lipid transfer protein 8 isoform X5 yields the protein MTLNTCASMKLEVHFQRKQNEDSEDEDLCAISDRWTFQRDSKRWSRVGSADVLSRASEVPTSSMQQASSHESVLTDLSTNAEAVSLHSSASMGSTLGVSATPPDQSPGRSAAVTQPACSPSSCSLAEQPLNHSEGSKEKPKKRRSRSFLKRIESLRRKDKEKASPDEKDVPHCGVMANPSWDCAKGNGDLTATKSSSSKRGVSASFHGKKHFFSVSYRTNRLVGSGKVSSDPKRSGLYLEAYQTATEPSDDWAAGQFQHQQACRGDCLVYVPRDHKPGTFPKSLSIESLCPLGSGSLSSWKPGAKPGGLLGGCDSSSSVEGSSSPQGFACRRRGSCSSLGSRVSVYDNVPEFGSSEDLCKGGEEVTYENLDDILQHMWGLQQKVELWYKAISPELVGEEGGEEEEEEEEETDSGGEPTFPSNLHLEERSMSDVGTSASDFDSTGNSLNEAEELEMRERRDSGVGASLTRPCRKLRWHSFQNSHRPSLNSASLEINRQSSAQLNLLQKCSLLRLTAIMEKYSVPHKQVWTWTVPKFMKRMKVPDYKDKAVFGVPPIINVKRTGQPLPQSIQQAMRYIRSQCLDQVGIFRKSGVKSRIQALRHMNETSPDNVNYKGQSAYDVADLLKQYFRDLPEPIFTSKLTDTFLQIYQFVPKEQQLQAVQAAIILMPDENREVLQTLLYFLSDIASAEENQMTAGNLAVCLAPSLFHLNVSKKESTSPRVMHRRGTMGKPDQKDLNENMAATQGLSHMITDCKKLFQVSHDILLQLSSSYMAADAYPQPLSEFVCQGEGKDLHSYFEQSVRNLLKESSEKFKGWLSSPGPLNTELSCKKQVGDGHPLRLWKVSTEVEAPPSTVLQRVLRERHLWDEDLLQSKVLEALDKDMEVYHYVTDSMAPHPHRDCVVLRCWRTDLPRGACLLISISVEHDKLQVEGGVKAVVLTSQYLIEPSGMGRSKVTHICRTDLRGRSPEWYNKVFGHLCAMELVKIRDSFPALSPNGPETKI from the exons ATGACCCTGAACACATGTGCCTCCATGAAGCTGGAAGTCCACTTTCAGCGTAAACAG AATGAAGACTCTGAGGACGAGGACTTGTGTGCCATCAGTGACCGGTGGACATTTCAGCGGGACAGCAAGAGGTGGTCCCGGGTGGGCTCCGCTGATGTCCTCTCCCGGGCCTCCGAGGTCCCCACCTCCAGCATGCAGCAGGCGTCCAGCCATGAGAGTGTCCTCACTGACCTCAGCACCAACGCAGAGGCTGTGTCCCttcacagcagtgccagcatgGGCAGCACGCTCGGTGTCTCAGCCACGCCACCTGACCAGTCCCCCGGTcgcagtgctgctgtcacccagcctgcctgcagccccagcagctgctccttaGCTGAGCAGCCCTTGAATCACAGCGAAGGTTCCAAGGAGAAGCCAAAGAAGCGGAGGTCACGCAGCTTCCTGAAGAGGATTGAGTCGCTCCGAaggaaggacaaagaaaaagcCAGCCCAGATGAGAAGGATGTCCCACACTGTGGTGTCATGGCCAATCCGAGCTGGGACTGTGCAAAAGGTAATGGGGACCTCACAGCCACCAAGTCCAGCTCCTCTAAAAGAGGAGTATCTGCCTCTTTCCATGGCAAAAAACACTTCTTCTCAGTGTCATACAGGACTAACCGCTTGGTGGGCTCAGGCAAGGTGAGCTCTGACCCAAAACGCAGTGGGCTCTACCTGGAGGCCTATCAGACAGCCACGGAGCCCAGTGATGActgggctgcagggcagttCCAGCACCAGCAGGCGTGCCGTGGGGACTGCCTGGTCTATGTTCCCAGGGACCACAAGCCGGGCACCTTCCCCAAATCCCTCTCCATTGAGAGCTTGTGCCCTCTGGGCAGCGGCTCCTTGAGCAGCTGGAAGCCGGGAGCCAAGCCTGGGGGGCTCTTGGGgggctgtgacagcagcagcagtgtggagGGCTCATCCTCCCCGCAGGGCTTCGCCTGCCGCCGCCGCggctcctgcagctccctgggcagccggGTGAGTGTGTACGACAACGTGCCCGAGTTTGGCAGCAGCGAGGATCTCTGCAAGGGAGGTGAGGAGGTGACCTACGAGAACCTGGACGATATCCTGCAGCACATGTGGGGACTGCAGCAAAAAGTGGAGCTCTGGTATAAAGCCATCTCCCCCGAGTtggtgggggaggaaggaggcgaggaggaggaggaggaagaagaggagacaGACTCTGGAGGGGAGCCCACTTTTCCCTCCAACCTGCACCTTGAGGAGCGCTCCATGTCAGACGTTGGCACCTCTGCCAGTGACTTTGACAGCACGGGCAACTCCCTGAACGAGGCCGAAGAGCTGGAGATGCGGGAGCGCCGCGACTCGGGCGTGGGAGCGTCGCTCACCCGGCCGTGCAG AAAGCTGCGCTGGCACAGCTTCCAGAACTCCCACCGGCCCAGCCTGAACTCTGCCTCTCTGGAGATCAACCGTCAGTCCTCTGCTCAGCTCAACCTGCTTCAGAAGTGCTCCCTGCTGCGGCTCACGGCCATCATGGAGAAGTACTCTGTGCCCCACAAGCAAGTCTGGACATG GACTGTGCCCAAGTTCATGAAGCGGATGAAAGTCCCTGACTACAAGGACAAGGCGGTCTTTGGGGTGCCACCCATCATCAACGTGAAGAGGACGGGGCAGCCACTGCCACAGAGCATCCAGCAGGCGATGCGTTACATCCGCAGCCAGTGCTTGGACCAG GTTGGCATTTTCCGTAAGTCAGGGGTGAAGTCTCGGATCCAGGCACTCAGGCACATGAATGAGACCAGCCCTGACAATGTTAACTACAAGGGGCAGTCAGCTTATGACGTGGCAGACCTGCTGAAGCAGTATTTCCGTGACCTTCCGGAGCCCATCTTCACCAGCAAGCTCACCGACACCTTCCTGCAGATCTATCAGT TTGTGccaaaggagcagcagctgcaggcgGTGCAGGCTGCCATCATCCTGATGCCAGATGAGAACCGCGAGGTGTTGCAGACGCTGCTCTACTTCCTGAGTGACATTGCCTCTGCTGAGGAGAACCAGATGACTGCTGGAAACCTGGCCGTGTGCCTGGCACCCTCGCTCTTCCATCTCAACGTGTCCAAGAAGGAAAGCACCTCACCAAG GGTGATGCACAGGAGGGGCACTATGGGGAAGCCTGACCAGAAAGACCTGAATGAGAACATGGCTGCAACACAGGGGCTCTCCCACATGATCACCGACTGCAAGAAGCTCTTCCAG GTCTCCCATGACATCTTGCTCCAACTGAGCAGCTCTTACATGGCAGCAGATGCTTACCCCCAGCCCCTGTCTGAATTTGTGTGTCAAGGGGAAGGCAAGGATTTACACTCCTACTTTGAGCAGAGTGTCCGGAACCTGCTTAAGGAGTCATCAGAGAAATTCAAGGGATGGCTGAGCAGCCCAGGGCCCCTCAACACAGAACTCTCCTGCAAAAAG CAGGTTGGGGACGGGCACCCCCTGCGCTTGTGGAAGGTCTCCACAGAGGTTGAGGCTCCTCCCTCCACTGTGCTGCAGCGGGTGCTGCGGGAGCGTCACCTCTGGGACGAGGACCTGCTTCAGAGCAAAGTGTTGGAGGCTCTGGACAAGGACATGGAGGTGTATCACTATGTGACAGACAGCATGGCACCCCACCCGCACAGGGACTGTGTGGTGCTCAG GTGCTGGCGCACAGACCTGCCGCGAGGAGCCTGCCTGCTCATCTCCATCTCAGTGGAACATGACAAGCTGCAGGTGGAGGGAGGCGTTAAAGCAGTGGTGCTGACCTCGCAGTATCTCATCGAGCCCAGTGGCATGGGACGCTCCAAAGTGACACACATCTGCAGGACTGACCTCAG GGGCCGATCACCGGAGTGGTACAACAAAGTGTTTGGTCACCTCTGTGCCATGGAGCTGGTGAAGATCCGAGATTCTTTCCCAGCACTGAGTCCCAATGGCCCTGAGACCAAGATTTGA